CCAAACCAAAGCGGTCGATGAGCTGAGGTCGTAAATCTCCCTCCTCGGGGTTCATGGTTCCTACCAATACAAACTTAGAGGGATGGCTGTAGGAAACCCCTTCTCGCTCTATGGAATTCACTCCCATGGCCGCCGCATCTAACAGTACATCCACCACATGATCATCTAAAAGGTTCACTTCATCCACATAAAGGATATTTCTGTTTGCTTGGGCTAAAATTCCTGGTTCAAACCTTTTTTCTCCTTTTTTTATTGCATGCTCAATATCCAAGGTTCCCACGACTCGATCCTCTGTAGCGCTGACAGGAAGATTCACCACTCGCATTCTGCCTATTGTAATCGGATTGCTTCTTTCTTTAAAGCTATTTCTACAGGATTCGCACCAAAGGCTGTCATCCTTCGGATCGCAATGAAACATACAGCCTTCTACTTCTTCTCTCGGAGGCAATATATCTGTTAAGGCCCTTACAGCCGTAGATTTTGCTGTACCCTTTTCCCCTCTGATCAGAACACCTCCTAAGAGAGGATTGATTACGTTTAAAATCAGTGCTTTCTTCATATCCTCCTGCCCTACAATCCCACAAAAGGGATAAAGCTGTCTTGCTTTCTCCATGGTATATCCCTCATTTCCAAAGTTTCTTACATCCTATAACTTTTCTTCTATGCTGTCCTCTAAATCTAAATATACTTGCTTTAACTTATCCAATTGCTCCTGTGTCGCATTCCAATAGCCTCTCGCATTGTATTCCATCATTTGCTCCAGTATGTTCATATAAGCATAAGGGTTATTTTCCTGCATTTTTTTGCTGAGGTTTTCATCTTCTACATAACAGCGATGCAGGTCATTATAGATCCATTCTTCAACACTGTTTGTAGTGGCTGCAAGCCCCATAATATTTTCAAATCTTTCCGCTATTTTCTGAACCCCGTGGTATTTGTGCGCCAGCATGCCATCAATCCATTTAGGGTTTAATGCCCTTGTTCTTACACCTCTGCCTATGGATTTCTCTACGCTTTCTGTGAGAACACGCTCTCCAGTAGTATCCGTTATATAGATTCGAACCTTTTTCCCCTTGGCCATTTCTACAGACTTGGCAAGGCCTCCGAAATATTCGTAATAATGGTCTAAGTCTGTCACCTCATATTCGTGGCTGCTTCTTACTTGAGATACGAATTCTACACTTTTCAAATTTTCTTCATAAAGTCCTTCGACTTTTTTCCCATGAAGCCTTTTGGTATAAATATGCTGTACATTCTGAATGAACATCGTTCCGATTTGTTCTTCACTTTCCCAATTCTTCGTCTGGAACAACTTCGTAATTCCTGTGCCGTATCCGCCTTCTTTTGGTCCAAAGATTCTAGCTACAGCCAGTTCCCTTGCCTCCCCATGGTCATATCCTTCATCCACAAGCTTTCGATATAATCCCTTGGCATTGGCTTTAAAGTAGTTCTCTTCGTCGCTTTCATCTAGGTCAAATAGCTTTACAAACAAATCTGA
Above is a genomic segment from Alkaliphilus oremlandii OhILAs containing:
- a CDS encoding ATP-binding protein produces the protein MEKARQLYPFCGIVGQEDMKKALILNVINPLLGGVLIRGEKGTAKSTAVRALTDILPPREEVEGCMFHCDPKDDSLWCESCRNSFKERSNPITIGRMRVVNLPVSATEDRVVGTLDIEHAIKKGEKRFEPGILAQANRNILYVDEVNLLDDHVVDVLLDAAAMGVNSIEREGVSYSHPSKFVLVGTMNPEEGDLRPQLIDRFGLVVDIYGEEDSSDRVEIIKRRLAFEEDPVAFSKRYDSEQKLLSERILRAQKLIHEVEYSEGCLKVVAEIGITLGVDGHRADITFIKAAITHAAYMGRTKVEKEDLFAAAKLSLPHRMRRRPFEEGNMDFDDIYSIIEKASL